Proteins co-encoded in one Oreochromis aureus strain Israel breed Guangdong linkage group 3, ZZ_aureus, whole genome shotgun sequence genomic window:
- the LOC116324511 gene encoding uncharacterized protein LOC116324511, protein MDDADKIVNKIFSWMDLQKDSIDKLNELATQLEEQQKTINVTKVVGSSVSVGGAAAMTVAGVVSVLTGGLSIPLLAGTGVVASGLGLATSVGSDVVGAVLSSRTMEEATNISKSLDALTAEITALMESLLTKTTGRQQRGKNVSPEEYVKEAILRAMAKRKGLILNEKDSLIKLLSQLPLEKIFKNDIESDLLKKSTTEVPLLSDFVTGLVKEKLMKYRVSKANSLGLKASTTAVGKIGTGAVGLLFSVPELIENCKNLNSHETEDSRYLREKAGAIQEAYGAMKSELDEIEATCARLADTKWKKYRKRSCLCSCASSSP, encoded by the exons ATGGATGATGCAGACAAGATCGTGAATAAAATCTTCTCATGGATGGATCTACAAAAGGACAGTATAGACAAGTTGAACGAGCTAGCCACTCAGTTGGAGGAACAGCAGAAGACTATCAATGTCACTAAAGTTGTCGGGAGCTCAGTGTCTGTGGGTGGTGCAGCTGCCATGACAGTAGCAGGTGTAGTAAGTGTTTTAACAGGAGGACTATCGATACCTTTGTTAGCTGGAACAGGAGTAGTGGCATCAGGTCTCGGTTTGGCTACTAGTGTGGGTTCTGATGTTGTTGGTGCTGTCTTATCAAGTAGGACTATGGAAGAGGCcacaaatatttcaaaaagcCTTGATGCTCTTACAGCAGAAATCACAGCACTCATGGAGTCCctcttaacaaaaacaacaggcAGACAGCAACGGGGTAAAAATGTTTCTCCAGAAGAATATGTGAAGGAGGCGATCCTGAGAGCAATGGCCAAACGCAAGGGTTTGATATTAAATGAGAAGGACAGTTTAATCAAGCTGTTATCTCAGCTGCCTCTTGAGAAGATCTTTAAGAACGACATAGAGTCAGACCTCCTCAAAAAGTCAACAACGGAGGTGCCACTGCTTTCAGACTTTGTTACAGGGTTGGTCAAAGAAAAGCTCATGAAATATAGGGTCAGCAAAGCCAATTCCCTGGGTTTAAAGGCATCGACTACAGCAGTTGGAAAA ATTGGCACAGGGGCAGTAGGGCTTCTGTTTTCGGTTCCAGAGCTCATCGAAAACTGTAAAAATCTGAACAGCCATGAGACAGAAGACAGTCGGTACCTGAGAGAGAAGGCTGGAGCAATACAAGAAGCTTACGGAGCCATGAAATCAGAGCTGGATGAAATTGA